From Actinopolymorpha cephalotaxi, one genomic window encodes:
- a CDS encoding glycosyltransferase family 2 protein codes for MDPSVRHSRTATRSLPRSGSRLHRRRASRPDARAHPADQDEPDEPVDVSVVLPCFNEEQHVLAEIERTVATMETSGYSYEILAIDDASTDDTLKVLRSAEDRFPRLRVIAFATNGGTGTARRIGTQQARGDIVVWTDADMSYPNERIPELVSILEQDETVDQVVGARTSEQGSHRLLRVPAKWLIRKIAERLTNTRIPDLNSGLRAFRREVSLPYLRLLPAGFSCVTTITMAFLHNQHVIRYVPIPYAKRSGRSKFHFVKDAYRYILQVLRMVMYFNPLKVLMPPSLALLTLGSGKAVYDVVANPVRLASNTLLILLTGLIIASLALLADLIVRSRS; via the coding sequence ATGGATCCCTCCGTCCGGCACAGCCGGACCGCCACCCGTTCACTTCCACGTTCGGGTAGCCGCCTCCACCGCCGGCGCGCCTCACGGCCCGACGCCAGAGCCCACCCTGCCGACCAGGACGAACCCGACGAGCCCGTCGACGTCAGCGTGGTCCTGCCCTGCTTCAACGAGGAGCAGCACGTCCTCGCCGAGATCGAGCGCACCGTGGCCACGATGGAGACCAGCGGCTACAGCTACGAGATCCTGGCGATCGACGACGCCTCCACCGACGACACCCTGAAGGTCCTGCGGTCCGCGGAGGACCGGTTCCCGCGGCTGCGGGTGATCGCCTTCGCCACCAACGGCGGCACCGGCACGGCTCGCCGGATCGGCACCCAGCAGGCCCGCGGCGACATCGTGGTGTGGACCGACGCCGACATGTCGTACCCCAATGAAAGAATCCCCGAACTCGTCAGCATCCTCGAACAGGACGAGACCGTCGACCAGGTGGTGGGCGCACGCACCAGCGAGCAGGGCTCGCACAGGTTGCTGCGGGTGCCGGCGAAGTGGCTGATCCGCAAGATCGCCGAACGGCTGACCAACACCCGGATCCCCGACCTCAACTCCGGGCTCCGGGCGTTCCGCCGCGAGGTCTCGCTGCCCTACCTCCGGCTGCTGCCGGCCGGATTCTCCTGTGTCACCACGATCACGATGGCGTTCCTGCACAACCAGCACGTCATCAGGTACGTCCCGATCCCGTACGCCAAACGGTCGGGCAGGTCGAAGTTCCACTTCGTGAAGGACGCCTACCGCTACATCCTCCAGGTGCTGCGGATGGTGATGTACTTCAACCCGTTGAAGGTGCTGATGCCACCGTCCCTGGCGCTGCTGACGCTGGGCAGCGGGAAGGCGGTGTACGACGTGGTGGCCAACCCCGTCCGGCTGGCCAGCAACACCCTGCTGATCCTGCTGACCGGGCTGATCATCGCCTCGCTGGCACTGCTCGCCGACCTGATCGTGCGCTCCCGGTCCTGA